The Mycolicibacterium smegmatis genome has a window encoding:
- the speB gene encoding agmatinase, producing the protein MGDDHGHEHGPRRELPPGLTEQLDLPYAGMVSFGHRPFLTETQQLDEWRPDVAIVGAPFDIATTNRPGARFGPRAIRATAYEPGTYHLDLGLEIFDWLEVVDFGDAYCPHGQTEVSHANIRERVHAVASRGVVPVVLGGDHSITWPSATAVADVHGYGNVGIVHFDAHADTADNIEGNLASHGTPMRRLIESGAVPGSHFVQVGLRGYWPPQDTFEWMLEQKMTWHTMQEIWDRGFKAVMDDAVGEALAKAEKLYLSVDIDVLDPAHAPGTGTPEPGGITSADLLRMVRQLCHRHDVAGVDVVEVAPAYDHAELTVNAAHRVVFEALAGMAARRRDAAQAQPGPPAR; encoded by the coding sequence ATGGGTGACGATCACGGGCACGAGCACGGGCCGCGGCGTGAGCTGCCGCCCGGACTGACCGAACAACTCGACCTTCCCTACGCGGGCATGGTGTCGTTCGGGCACCGGCCGTTTCTGACCGAGACACAGCAACTCGACGAGTGGCGTCCCGACGTCGCGATCGTCGGAGCCCCGTTCGACATCGCGACCACCAACCGCCCGGGCGCGCGCTTCGGCCCGCGCGCGATTCGCGCGACGGCCTACGAACCGGGCACCTATCACCTGGATCTCGGCCTGGAGATCTTCGACTGGCTCGAGGTGGTCGATTTCGGTGACGCGTACTGCCCACACGGGCAGACCGAGGTGTCGCACGCCAACATCCGTGAGCGCGTGCACGCGGTCGCGTCCCGCGGCGTCGTCCCGGTGGTGCTCGGCGGGGACCATTCCATCACCTGGCCGTCGGCGACCGCCGTGGCCGATGTGCACGGCTACGGCAACGTCGGCATCGTGCATTTCGACGCCCACGCCGACACGGCCGACAACATCGAGGGCAACCTCGCGAGCCACGGCACCCCGATGCGCCGGCTCATCGAATCGGGCGCCGTGCCCGGCAGCCACTTCGTACAGGTCGGGCTGCGGGGTTACTGGCCGCCGCAGGACACGTTCGAGTGGATGCTCGAACAGAAGATGACCTGGCACACCATGCAGGAGATCTGGGATCGCGGATTCAAGGCCGTGATGGACGACGCGGTCGGCGAGGCGCTGGCGAAGGCCGAAAAGCTCTATCTCTCCGTAGATATCGATGTTCTGGACCCGGCGCACGCGCCCGGCACGGGAACTCCCGAGCCGGGCGGGATCACCAGCGCCGACCTCTTACGCATGGTCCGGCAGTTGTGTCACCGCCACGACGTGGCCGGCGTCGACGTGGTCGAGGTCGCGCCCGCCTACGACCACGCCGAACTGACAGTGAACGCCGCGCACCGCGTGGTGTTCGAGGCGCTCGCGGGTATGGCGGCGCGCAGGCGTGACGCGGCACAGGCCCAGCCGGGGCCACCCGCGCGATAG
- a CDS encoding peptide MFS transporter, which yields MGEAHDTQARRTVFGHPMGLVNLFGVELWERFSFYGMLTILGYYLYYTATDGGLGLPQSTATGIVGAYGGLVYLSTVLGGWIADRVLGMERTVFYGGVVVMCGHIALAVLPGLAGVGIGLVLVALGSGALKANASSLLGTLYDKDDPRCDGGFTLFYLGVNLGAFVGPLVTGILQTRIGFHYGFGAAAIGMALGLVQYVVYRRNLGTHGRIVPNPLPSSSFGKVAAFATALVIAAVALFVSGVVTLANLSQATTVVIALASVAYFAVFLTSSKVSTLERTRVRAFIPLFVANAVFWSLFQQIFTVLAVYSDERMNWSVFGWTAPSNWIGSIEPVWIIVLSPVFAWLWTRLGDRAPTTPRKFSYAVIGMGVAFLLFLPMAGTTGRAVPALVVAAILALFAISELTISPIGLSVTTKLAPEAFRAQMMALYFFSLGLGTAMSGVLAGYYDPAHEFAYFGILGLVAIVVGIVVFAVSPRITRLMEGVH from the coding sequence ATGGGGGAAGCACACGATACACAGGCGCGGCGCACGGTCTTCGGTCACCCGATGGGGTTGGTGAATCTGTTCGGGGTCGAGTTGTGGGAACGGTTCTCGTTCTACGGGATGTTGACGATCCTCGGCTACTACCTCTACTACACGGCCACCGACGGCGGGCTCGGACTACCGCAGTCGACCGCGACAGGGATCGTGGGCGCCTACGGCGGTTTGGTCTATCTTTCAACGGTTCTCGGCGGCTGGATCGCCGATCGCGTGCTCGGCATGGAGCGCACCGTGTTCTACGGCGGCGTGGTGGTGATGTGCGGTCACATCGCGCTTGCGGTGCTGCCGGGACTCGCGGGCGTGGGTATCGGCCTGGTGCTGGTCGCGCTCGGTTCAGGTGCACTCAAGGCCAACGCCTCGTCGTTGCTCGGCACGCTCTATGACAAGGACGATCCCCGGTGCGACGGCGGGTTCACCTTGTTCTACCTCGGCGTCAATCTCGGCGCGTTCGTCGGTCCGCTGGTCACCGGGATCCTGCAGACCCGGATCGGATTCCACTACGGGTTCGGTGCCGCCGCGATCGGCATGGCGCTGGGCCTCGTGCAGTACGTGGTGTACCGGCGCAACCTCGGAACGCATGGCCGCATCGTCCCGAACCCGTTGCCGTCGAGCTCATTCGGCAAGGTTGCTGCCTTTGCGACAGCACTCGTGATCGCGGCGGTGGCGCTGTTCGTCTCCGGCGTCGTGACCTTGGCCAACCTCTCGCAGGCGACCACCGTGGTGATCGCGCTGGCTTCGGTGGCGTACTTCGCGGTGTTCCTCACGAGCTCCAAGGTGAGCACGCTCGAGCGCACACGCGTCCGCGCATTCATCCCGCTGTTCGTCGCCAATGCCGTGTTCTGGTCGCTGTTCCAGCAGATCTTCACCGTGCTCGCGGTGTACTCCGACGAGCGCATGAACTGGTCGGTGTTCGGGTGGACCGCGCCGTCGAACTGGATCGGGTCGATCGAACCGGTCTGGATCATCGTGCTGTCCCCCGTGTTCGCGTGGTTGTGGACCCGTCTGGGTGACCGCGCCCCGACCACGCCGCGCAAGTTCTCCTACGCCGTGATCGGCATGGGTGTCGCGTTCCTGCTGTTCCTGCCCATGGCGGGCACGACCGGCAGGGCCGTGCCCGCGCTCGTCGTGGCGGCGATCCTGGCGCTGTTCGCCATCTCGGAACTGACGATCTCGCCGATCGGGCTGTCGGTCACGACAAAACTTGCACCAGAGGCGTTCCGGGCGCAGATGATGGCGCTGTACTTCTTCTCGCTGGGCCTCGGCACCGCGATGTCAGGTGTCCTGGCCGGCTACTACGACCCGGCGCACGAGTTCGCCTACTTCGGGATCCTCGGCCTGGTCGCCATCGTGGTCGGCATCGTGGTGTTCGCCGTGTCGCCGCGGATCACACGTCTGATGGAAGGCGTGCACTAA
- a CDS encoding DUF7159 family protein: protein MDAVIGVSVTPSTVGMVLVEGDSAADFEAVNLDLELFDVAGLDLSRARAARKEIVATVARAENVAADNGRRLRSIGVTWSDGADMQAAELVGDLNEAGFDNVVDVRFRQATDALANSIADMAGFATTVVCVFEPEGALALTVDRRDGVVDTARSRAIGSVRGLVGWLERLLAASGRVPDALVVVGSAVDLDADVDRLMPKLQAALGIPVFTPADGDLALARGAALVSARRGRFMFPDKADQQRSRWTSRQLAPAAMLLVGVVTFVVSLSLAISQQMSPREQAFERPTRPVVNTSGTPAAVRQLPPALPAAPPPPPQAPPAAEVAEAVPPAVDPPLADVAESPVEQALPQLPPQLPLPDAATALPPPVVIPAPPTKKPLLSRIRDRLRGEPDVPEQMVIGEPPPPAEITPIPPPGAPPAPPVDDAPAPEAPPEPPPAPEAPPAADPPPPADVPPPDPPPAEPAPVEPEPAPEAPPAP from the coding sequence GTGGACGCGGTGATCGGCGTCTCGGTGACGCCCTCCACCGTCGGCATGGTGCTGGTCGAGGGGGATTCGGCGGCCGACTTCGAGGCCGTGAACCTCGATCTCGAGCTGTTCGACGTGGCAGGTCTGGACCTGAGCCGTGCCCGCGCCGCCCGGAAAGAGATCGTCGCGACGGTCGCGCGTGCGGAGAACGTGGCCGCAGACAACGGCAGAAGGCTGCGGTCCATCGGTGTGACGTGGAGCGACGGCGCGGACATGCAAGCGGCCGAACTGGTCGGCGACCTGAACGAGGCCGGCTTCGACAATGTCGTCGATGTGCGGTTCCGGCAGGCAACCGACGCGCTCGCCAACAGCATCGCCGACATGGCCGGATTCGCGACCACCGTGGTGTGCGTCTTCGAACCGGAAGGCGCACTGGCCCTCACGGTCGACCGGCGCGACGGTGTGGTGGACACGGCCCGCAGCAGGGCGATCGGGAGCGTGCGTGGTCTGGTCGGTTGGCTCGAACGTCTGCTGGCGGCCTCCGGGCGCGTGCCCGATGCGCTTGTGGTGGTCGGATCGGCCGTCGACCTCGACGCCGACGTCGACCGCTTGATGCCGAAGTTGCAAGCCGCGCTTGGTATTCCGGTCTTCACCCCGGCCGACGGGGATCTCGCTCTCGCGCGCGGTGCGGCACTCGTATCGGCACGCCGCGGCCGATTCATGTTCCCCGACAAGGCCGATCAGCAGCGGTCGCGGTGGACCAGTCGGCAGTTGGCGCCCGCGGCGATGCTCCTGGTAGGGGTCGTGACGTTCGTCGTCTCGCTGTCTCTGGCCATAAGTCAGCAGATGTCGCCGCGTGAACAGGCCTTCGAGCGGCCGACACGCCCGGTGGTGAACACCTCGGGCACACCCGCCGCCGTGCGGCAACTGCCCCCTGCTCTGCCCGCGGCGCCCCCTCCGCCCCCACAGGCGCCGCCGGCGGCGGAGGTCGCCGAGGCCGTGCCGCCGGCAGTCGATCCACCGCTCGCCGACGTTGCCGAATCGCCGGTCGAGCAGGCGCTTCCGCAGCTGCCCCCACAGTTGCCACTGCCGGACGCGGCGACCGCGTTGCCACCGCCTGTGGTCATCCCCGCACCGCCGACGAAGAAGCCGTTGCTCAGCCGCATCCGCGACCGGTTGCGTGGCGAGCCGGATGTTCCCGAGCAGATGGTGATCGGCGAACCGCCACCGCCGGCGGAGATCACACCCATACCCCCGCCCGGCGCACCCCCTGCACCCCCGGTCGACGATGCACCGGCTCCCGAGGCCCCGCCTGAGCCGCCGCCGGCTCCCGAGGCCCCGCCCGCTGCGGATCCGCCGCCACCGGCGGACGTCCCACCGCCCGATCCGCCCCCGGCCGAACCGGCCCCCGTGGAACCGGAGCCCGCGCCCGAGGCGCCACCGGCTCCCTGA
- a CDS encoding L,D-transpeptidase produces MLNSLGRGSRSGRGSVWKLFAAVGLAVAATAVPVNVASAAVSTPVEVAQVEPAAGAVVGVAHPVTVRFAEPVTDRRSAERSLRIASTDTSAGRFRWPEAAVMEWTPDEFWPAHSTISLSVGGVKTSFNTGAEVLGVADIDAHTFTVSVDGEVLRKMPASMGKPKFPTPRGTFTALAKEPVVVMDSRTIGIPLSDPEGYKLTVNHAVRVTWGGVYVHSAPWSVGSQGYANVSHGCINLSPDNAAWYYDMVSVGDPIIVQA; encoded by the coding sequence ATGCTCAACTCGCTAGGGCGCGGATCCAGGTCAGGTCGGGGTTCGGTCTGGAAACTGTTTGCGGCGGTCGGTCTCGCCGTCGCGGCCACCGCTGTTCCGGTTAACGTCGCGTCCGCGGCCGTGAGCACCCCGGTGGAGGTTGCACAGGTCGAACCTGCCGCGGGTGCGGTGGTCGGGGTGGCCCATCCGGTGACGGTCCGGTTCGCCGAGCCGGTCACCGACCGCCGGAGTGCCGAACGCAGCCTGCGGATCGCCTCGACGGACACCTCCGCCGGCCGGTTCCGCTGGCCAGAGGCCGCGGTCATGGAATGGACTCCCGACGAGTTCTGGCCCGCACACTCGACCATCTCGCTGTCGGTCGGCGGCGTGAAGACGAGTTTCAACACCGGCGCCGAGGTTCTCGGTGTCGCCGACATCGATGCCCACACCTTCACGGTCAGCGTCGACGGCGAGGTTCTGCGGAAGATGCCCGCCTCCATGGGCAAGCCGAAATTCCCCACGCCAAGGGGAACCTTCACCGCACTGGCCAAAGAACCTGTGGTAGTGATGGATTCGCGGACCATCGGCATCCCTTTGAGCGACCCTGAGGGATACAAGCTCACGGTCAACCACGCCGTGCGGGTCACATGGGGTGGGGTCTACGTGCACTCCGCGCCGTGGTCGGTCGGCTCGCAGGGATATGCCAACGTCAGCCACGGCTGCATCAACCTGAGCCCGGACAACGCGGCGTGGTACTACGACATGGTCAGTGTGGGTGATCCGATCATCGTGCAGGCGTGA
- a CDS encoding FadR/GntR family transcriptional regulator, producing MALQPVNRRSVPEDVFEQIVSEVLTGEMRPGESLPSERRLAEVLGVSRPAVREAIKRLTAAGLVEVRQGDATTVRDFRRHAGMDLLPRLLFRAGELDTSVVRSILETRLHNGPKVAELAAERRGPELVGQLTAVVHALEAEIDPIQRQRHAMTFWDHVVDGADSIAFRLMFNTLRETYEPVLPALAAVMAGEVADPDSYRAITRAISDRDADAARGAAQNLLEPATHALLGALDALEAAR from the coding sequence ATGGCCCTGCAACCCGTGAACCGCAGATCGGTGCCAGAGGACGTGTTCGAACAGATCGTGTCCGAGGTGCTCACAGGCGAGATGCGGCCCGGCGAATCACTGCCGAGCGAACGCAGGCTCGCCGAGGTGCTCGGGGTCTCACGCCCCGCGGTACGTGAGGCGATCAAGCGCCTCACGGCCGCGGGACTGGTCGAGGTCCGTCAGGGTGACGCGACCACGGTGCGCGACTTCCGGCGTCATGCCGGCATGGATCTTCTGCCCCGTCTGCTGTTCCGCGCCGGTGAACTCGACACGTCCGTGGTGCGCAGCATCCTCGAGACGCGGCTGCACAACGGGCCCAAGGTCGCCGAGCTCGCCGCCGAACGCCGCGGCCCGGAGCTCGTCGGACAACTCACCGCTGTGGTGCACGCGCTGGAGGCCGAAATTGATCCGATCCAGCGGCAGCGCCACGCGATGACCTTCTGGGACCACGTCGTGGACGGGGCGGACTCGATCGCGTTCCGGCTCATGTTCAACACGCTGCGAGAGACGTACGAACCGGTGCTGCCCGCACTCGCCGCCGTGATGGCCGGGGAGGTCGCCGACCCCGACTCCTACCGCGCCATCACCAGGGCGATCTCCGACCGCGACGCCGACGCCGCGCGCGGTGCCGCACAAAACCTGCTGGAGCCGGCCACGCACGCCCTGCTCGGAGCGCTCGATGCACTGGAGGCCGCACGATGA
- a CDS encoding acyl-CoA thioesterase, whose protein sequence is MGGFDFAIVPRYGEVDQQGVVFNAHYLTWFDEACTAFLDHLGVTYPGLIESGLDIQVVHTEIDFAAPVRWRDDVRVAVTCERVGNTSFTLAFTVFGSNATTPERAAVAGRNVYVVVSGTDWTKRAVPDRLRAALDAVADRHAERIR, encoded by the coding sequence GTGGGCGGGTTCGACTTTGCGATCGTTCCGCGCTACGGCGAGGTCGACCAACAGGGTGTGGTGTTCAACGCGCACTACCTGACCTGGTTCGACGAGGCCTGCACCGCGTTTCTCGACCACCTCGGCGTGACCTATCCGGGCCTCATCGAGTCCGGCCTGGACATCCAGGTGGTGCACACCGAGATCGACTTCGCCGCGCCGGTGCGGTGGCGCGACGACGTCCGCGTCGCGGTGACCTGCGAGCGCGTCGGCAACACGAGTTTCACGCTCGCGTTCACGGTGTTCGGATCGAACGCCACCACGCCCGAGCGGGCCGCGGTCGCGGGTCGCAACGTCTACGTCGTCGTCTCAGGCACCGACTGGACCAAACGCGCCGTCCCCGACCGGCTCCGCGCCGCGCTCGACGCGGTCGCGGACCGGCACGCCGAACGAATCCGCTGA
- a CDS encoding sterol desaturase family protein, protein MSRRDFTLADAGREFVRHPSPWMIGVTLAAAATARTIAGDWQVTDAVVPLVMVGVFPLAEWVIHVAILHWRPRRLGPVVVDTRLARDHRRHHAEPRDVPLIFIPWPTLLWLLPVATAVALVAFPRPGLGLTFLTLLTALGLGYEWCHYLIHSDYKPRSDVYRAIWRNHRRHHFKNEHYWFTVTSAGTADRVLGTCPDPATVLTSPTARQLHVTPAR, encoded by the coding sequence ATGAGCCGGCGGGATTTCACGCTCGCCGACGCAGGCAGGGAGTTCGTCAGGCACCCCTCCCCCTGGATGATCGGCGTGACACTCGCGGCCGCGGCCACCGCGCGGACGATCGCCGGCGACTGGCAGGTCACCGACGCGGTGGTGCCCTTGGTGATGGTCGGGGTCTTCCCGCTGGCCGAGTGGGTCATCCACGTGGCCATACTGCACTGGCGGCCACGACGATTGGGCCCGGTGGTGGTGGACACCAGACTGGCCAGGGATCACCGCAGACACCACGCCGAACCACGCGACGTCCCGCTGATCTTCATCCCGTGGCCGACGCTGCTGTGGCTGCTGCCCGTCGCGACGGCCGTTGCGCTCGTGGCGTTTCCGCGGCCCGGTCTGGGCCTGACCTTCCTGACGCTGCTGACGGCCCTCGGATTGGGCTACGAGTGGTGCCACTACCTGATCCACAGTGATTACAAACCCAGATCCGATGTGTACCGGGCGATCTGGCGCAACCACCGCAGGCACCACTTCAAGAACGAGCACTACTGGTTCACGGTCACCAGTGCGGGAACCGCCGACCGGGTTCTCGGGACCTGCCCCGACCCGGCTACCGTGCTGACTTCACCGACCGCCAGGCAGCTGCACGTCACGCCTGCACGATGA
- a CDS encoding Pr6Pr family membrane protein — MNLRTRLRLGIRICIVAAVVAALVVVEYSTRSGVLWRLITFTYQANLMAAAFYLWTLVSPRADTRAGLRGGVVLHVVMAGVIWNLFLAQVSMGYTPANVLLHVVVPVLAVAEWLMAHGVQGAIRWWQPLTWLLYPAVYAAVALLVLSGAGRRVPYYFLDPAAVGPWAVLTNIALLGVVFAGCGYALMALTRALAAGRADIG; from the coding sequence GTGAACCTGCGCACCCGGCTGCGGCTCGGCATCCGGATCTGCATCGTCGCGGCTGTGGTGGCCGCGCTGGTCGTGGTCGAGTACTCCACCCGCTCGGGCGTGCTGTGGCGGCTCATCACGTTCACCTACCAGGCGAATCTCATGGCGGCCGCGTTCTACCTGTGGACCCTGGTCTCGCCGCGTGCGGACACACGCGCGGGTCTTCGTGGCGGCGTGGTGCTCCATGTGGTGATGGCGGGCGTGATCTGGAATCTCTTTCTCGCCCAGGTGAGTATGGGCTACACGCCCGCGAATGTGCTGCTGCACGTGGTCGTCCCCGTGCTCGCCGTCGCGGAGTGGCTGATGGCGCACGGCGTCCAGGGTGCGATCCGGTGGTGGCAACCGTTGACGTGGTTGCTGTATCCGGCTGTTTACGCAGCGGTGGCGTTGCTGGTGCTCAGTGGTGCCGGGCGCCGGGTGCCGTATTACTTCCTGGACCCCGCCGCTGTCGGGCCGTGGGCGGTGCTGACCAACATCGCTCTTCTCGGCGTGGTGTTCGCAGGCTGTGGCTACGCGCTGATGGCGCTCACACGCGCACTCGCCGCAGGCCGGGCCGACATCGGATGA
- a CDS encoding threonine ammonia-lyase — MDLVTLDDISGAAARIAADIVRTPLLAADWGDPRCPLWLKAETLQPIGAFKIRGAFNALGRLDTDTRARGVVAYSSGNHAQAVAYAAAAYGVPAHIVMPEETPAVKVEATRRRGAHVVLCGAGERERTAAELVEKTGAVLIPPFDHPDIIAGQGTIGIEIAEDLPELATVLIPVSGGGLASGIGTAIRALRPKAKIFAVEPELAADTAESLALGSIVEWPVAKRNRTIADGLRSTPSELTFAHLRQVIDDVITVSEDEIRSAVRELALRARLVAEPSGAVSLAGYRKAALPDGSAVAIVSGGNIEPAQLAAILAGG; from the coding sequence GTGGACCTGGTGACCCTCGACGACATCTCCGGCGCAGCCGCGCGCATCGCGGCCGACATCGTGCGCACCCCACTGCTGGCCGCCGATTGGGGTGACCCCCGCTGCCCGCTGTGGCTCAAGGCGGAGACCCTGCAGCCCATCGGCGCGTTCAAGATCCGCGGCGCGTTCAACGCGCTGGGCCGTCTCGACACAGATACCAGGGCCCGGGGTGTGGTGGCCTATTCGAGCGGCAACCATGCCCAGGCCGTGGCATATGCCGCCGCAGCCTACGGCGTGCCCGCCCATATCGTGATGCCGGAAGAGACGCCCGCGGTCAAGGTGGAGGCCACCCGTCGGCGCGGCGCCCACGTGGTGCTGTGCGGCGCGGGGGAGCGTGAACGCACCGCCGCCGAACTGGTCGAGAAGACGGGTGCGGTGCTGATCCCGCCCTTCGACCACCCCGACATCATCGCGGGCCAGGGCACGATCGGCATCGAGATCGCCGAGGACCTCCCCGAACTCGCGACCGTGCTGATACCCGTCAGCGGTGGTGGGCTCGCCTCCGGTATCGGCACCGCGATCCGCGCGTTGCGCCCGAAGGCGAAGATCTTCGCGGTGGAACCCGAACTCGCGGCCGACACCGCCGAGTCTCTCGCACTGGGGAGCATCGTCGAATGGCCTGTGGCGAAACGGAACCGGACCATCGCCGACGGGCTGCGGTCGACGCCTTCGGAGTTGACGTTCGCGCACCTGCGCCAGGTCATCGACGACGTGATCACCGTGAGTGAGGACGAGATCCGCTCGGCGGTAAGGGAACTGGCGTTGCGGGCACGCCTGGTCGCCGAACCCAGCGGCGCGGTGTCGCTCGCCGGTTATCGCAAGGCCGCGCTCCCGGACGGGTCCGCGGTGGCCATCGTGTCCGGCGGCAACATCGAACCGGCACAGCTGGCCGCCATTCTCGCGGGCGGTTAG